Proteins encoded by one window of Sulfolobales archaeon:
- a CDS encoding glycosyltransferase family 2 protein, producing SARVYHDVDLSEGIKRYNEMRVYYAVRSKIYHELDLEAFPHKITFLISLPIYVGYYAYVGMNSKGLRGLKAALEGFIDGIIGREGLKYI from the coding sequence CTCGGCTAGGGTTTATCATGACGTTGATTTGTCGGAAGGTATAAAGAGGTATAATGAAATGAGAGTTTATTACGCTGTAAGGTCTAAAATATATCATGAATTAGATCTAGAGGCATTTCCTCATAAGATTACCTTTCTAATCTCACTTCCAATATATGTTGGATATTATGCATATGTTGGAATGAATAGTAAAGGGTTACGAGGTTTAAAGGCTGCTCTTGAAGGCTTTATTGATGGTATAATAGGTAGAGAA